In Pseudobdellovibrionaceae bacterium, the following proteins share a genomic window:
- a CDS encoding type II secretion system protein GspG has translation MGLRRHWILRHKLNQLLALLGAGLAMGGAYYYHINQPEFLVSDRMWEVKARFLRHYAVSREIATSVHQLPELKNRENHNKDPWGFPFQLEEDQLNRRYCVVSLGADGAPGGEGDNRDFRGCFLLHESDGSPANPFGGWDRKKKSN, from the coding sequence TTGGGGTTGCGACGCCATTGGATTCTTCGCCACAAGTTGAATCAGTTGCTGGCTCTCTTGGGGGCGGGACTGGCCATGGGCGGGGCTTATTACTACCATATCAATCAACCAGAGTTTTTGGTTTCTGACAGAATGTGGGAGGTTAAAGCCCGATTCCTCAGGCATTACGCTGTCAGCAGAGAAATTGCCACATCCGTTCACCAACTGCCAGAATTGAAAAATCGCGAAAACCACAATAAAGATCCATGGGGATTTCCATTTCAATTGGAGGAAGACCAGCTGAATCGCCGCTATTGCGTGGTCAGTTTGGGTGCAGATGGAGCGCCTGGCGGGGAAGGGGATAATCGGGACTTTCGCGGGTGTTTTCTGCTTCACGAATCTGACGGTAGCCCAGCCAACCCATTTGGTGGCTGGGACCGCAAAAAGAAATCCAACTAG
- a CDS encoding aminotransferase class I/II-fold pyridoxal phosphate-dependent enzyme has translation MSGSHILLNKQIRSLRESSTLAINQRVKDLRSQGQTVFHFGFGQSPFPVPAQIVKSLRDAADNKDYLPTLGLLPLRQAFCDHYQRTYRVTFNPDHVLIGPGSKELLFQALMCLEGPLILPAPSWVSYGPQAHICHKPVRVLATTLENSYKITDVDLEKACQEMADHRQKILILNSPSNPTGCTYSSAELSNLAPVLRKHRVLVIADEIYSLTAYDGQPAPSLAQCYPEGTIVSSGLSKGFSAGGYRLGVMAIPEALSELLPVLTALVSETYSCVSSPIQYAAVAAYQADPEINHYLRTCSQIHKVCGEYLYARFLEMGLRCPPPTGAFYLFPDFESYRQQLKEIGVTTSEQLCGLLLNEVKVALLPGSDFYMPETYLAVRVATVDYKGEELLRAAQQGASLDHKFVEQYATNLKNGCDRIQNFLQSLG, from the coding sequence ATGTCGGGCTCTCATATACTTTTGAATAAGCAGATCCGCTCGCTGCGTGAGTCGTCCACTTTGGCCATCAATCAAAGGGTCAAGGACTTGCGAAGCCAAGGTCAAACCGTATTTCACTTTGGCTTTGGCCAGTCGCCCTTTCCAGTCCCCGCCCAGATCGTTAAATCCTTAAGGGATGCCGCCGATAACAAGGACTATTTGCCAACCCTGGGGCTGTTGCCTCTTCGCCAGGCCTTTTGCGACCACTACCAACGAACCTATCGGGTTACCTTCAACCCCGATCACGTTCTCATTGGCCCGGGAAGCAAGGAGCTTTTGTTCCAAGCTCTCATGTGCCTGGAAGGCCCTCTTATTCTTCCCGCACCAAGTTGGGTGAGCTATGGTCCCCAGGCTCATATTTGCCATAAGCCGGTTAGGGTCCTAGCGACCACACTTGAGAACAGCTATAAGATCACGGATGTCGACCTAGAAAAGGCCTGTCAGGAAATGGCGGATCACCGACAGAAGATTCTCATTCTCAACAGTCCCAGCAACCCCACCGGTTGCACCTACTCCTCCGCGGAGTTGTCAAACCTGGCTCCGGTATTGCGCAAACACCGGGTTCTTGTGATCGCCGATGAGATTTACAGTCTGACGGCCTATGATGGCCAACCGGCTCCCAGCTTGGCCCAATGTTATCCAGAAGGAACCATCGTCTCCAGCGGACTCAGCAAGGGATTTTCCGCCGGCGGTTACCGCTTGGGTGTGATGGCTATTCCCGAAGCACTGAGCGAACTTCTCCCGGTTTTGACAGCATTGGTGAGTGAAACCTATAGTTGTGTCAGCTCACCCATTCAATATGCAGCTGTGGCTGCTTACCAGGCTGATCCTGAGATCAACCATTACTTGAGGACTTGCTCGCAAATCCACAAGGTTTGTGGCGAATACCTTTACGCCCGTTTTTTGGAGATGGGCCTAAGGTGTCCACCGCCAACCGGAGCTTTTTATCTCTTTCCAGATTTTGAGTCCTATCGCCAACAACTCAAAGAAATCGGCGTCACCACCTCTGAGCAACTCTGCGGCCTTCTTCTCAACGAAGTCAAAGTGGCTCTGCTTCCCGGCTCTGATTTCTATATGCCCGAGACCTACCTAGCCGTTCGCGTGGCCACGGTGGACTACAAGGGCGAAGAGTTACTGAGGGCTGCTCAACAAGGTGCTTCATTGGACCATAAGTTTGTTGAACAATACGCAACGAATCTGAAAAATGGATGTGACCGCATCCAAAACTTTCTTCAATCGCTTGGCTAG
- a CDS encoding dicarboxylate/amino acid:cation symporter, giving the protein MAWHKQLHWRIILGLILGLVYGLIAASAGWESFTADWVSPFGTIFVNLLKLIAVPLVLASLTTGVASLSDLNQLSRMGGKTIAIYLVTTLIAVIIGLVIVNVTQPGKSVPGELRDRLQASYQADIEDRTAQAKKAKDRGPLQPIVDMVPSNLFESASSNSNMLQIVFISILFGIGLIQVNREKAQVLIDIFHTLNDVIIRMVDMIMLMAPVGVFALIAKTITSVTAGGTGGSVLELVGALGLYCLTVIVGLGIHAFVVLPTLLKTLSPMSFTTFIKGIAPAQLLAFSTSSSGATLPLTMERCEEKLGVSEEVSSFVLPLGATINMDGTALYQAVAAVFIAQALGMDLTWGQQAMIVFTAVLASIGTAAVPSAGIIMLVVILEAIGVPSAGIALILGVDRFLDMLRTVVNVTGDATVATIVAASEGQLGTADLSEDKDHVRTHFE; this is encoded by the coding sequence ATGGCATGGCATAAACAACTTCACTGGCGCATCATCCTTGGACTCATTCTTGGCCTTGTTTATGGTCTGATTGCGGCCTCGGCTGGATGGGAATCCTTTACGGCCGACTGGGTTTCACCTTTTGGCACCATCTTTGTGAATCTGCTGAAATTGATTGCCGTGCCTTTGGTGCTCGCCTCGCTCACCACTGGCGTGGCTTCTCTCTCCGATTTGAATCAGCTATCAAGAATGGGCGGCAAAACCATCGCCATCTACCTTGTCACCACTTTGATTGCCGTGATCATCGGGCTGGTTATTGTGAATGTCACTCAACCCGGGAAAAGTGTCCCTGGAGAATTAAGAGATCGGCTCCAGGCATCCTACCAGGCCGATATTGAAGACCGCACAGCTCAGGCCAAAAAAGCCAAAGACCGAGGCCCTTTGCAGCCGATCGTAGATATGGTCCCCAGCAATTTGTTTGAATCCGCATCGAGTAATAGCAATATGCTGCAAATTGTCTTTATTTCGATCCTTTTCGGCATTGGCCTGATCCAAGTCAACCGGGAAAAAGCTCAAGTCCTCATTGATATTTTTCACACTCTTAATGATGTGATCATTCGTATGGTGGACATGATTATGCTCATGGCCCCGGTCGGAGTTTTTGCACTGATTGCCAAGACTATCACTTCAGTGACGGCGGGCGGAACTGGTGGCAGTGTTCTTGAACTCGTCGGAGCTTTGGGACTCTACTGCCTAACCGTTATCGTGGGATTGGGAATCCACGCCTTCGTCGTACTGCCCACTTTGTTAAAAACCTTAAGCCCAATGAGTTTTACCACTTTTATTAAAGGAATCGCTCCAGCCCAGCTGCTGGCTTTCTCCACCAGCTCCAGTGGAGCCACTCTGCCACTGACGATGGAACGATGTGAGGAAAAACTTGGCGTTTCTGAAGAAGTCTCTTCATTTGTATTGCCCCTTGGAGCAACCATCAATATGGATGGCACAGCTCTGTATCAAGCCGTCGCTGCGGTTTTTATTGCCCAGGCCCTTGGTATGGACCTCACCTGGGGTCAGCAGGCCATGATCGTGTTTACGGCTGTCCTCGCTTCCATTGGTACAGCAGCCGTACCAAGTGCTGGGATCATTATGTTGGTAGTGATTCTCGAGGCCATTGGTGTTCCTAGCGCCGGGATTGCTTTAATTTTGGGAGTGGATCGATTTCTCGATATGCTTAGAACAGTCGTCAACGTCACCGGCGATGCCACCGTCGCCACCATTGTCGCAGCCAGCGAGGGTCAGTTGGGAACAGCAGATTTATCAGAAGACAAGGACCACGTGCGCACCCACTTTGAATAG
- a CDS encoding outer membrane beta-barrel domain-containing protein, which yields MARRILFVALALFGAMTPAHGAPPEEFYDLPKVVAVQNRTYYLNHDLTVNLGWLPSDAFNKGYTIGTSYTYYFSDYLGWEVVNANYSFNSETNLKKDLLENFGAAVENVGFGGILDYIVYYFTSNIVYTPLYTKSLLFNKNIVRGEVSFVFGAGGAGFDETGIRALITAGAYLRFFTKEDTSWKFDFRNNVYFEKSLGAVNTISLMVGYSMQLGDPPKAPIMSEELEKK from the coding sequence GTGGCACGTAGGATTCTGTTTGTGGCTCTGGCTCTGTTTGGTGCCATGACTCCAGCTCATGGAGCCCCTCCTGAAGAGTTTTACGATTTACCAAAGGTGGTGGCCGTGCAAAACCGCACCTACTACCTCAATCACGATTTGACTGTAAACCTGGGATGGCTTCCCAGCGATGCCTTTAACAAAGGCTATACCATTGGCACTTCCTACACCTACTACTTCAGTGATTACCTAGGGTGGGAGGTGGTGAATGCCAACTACTCCTTCAACAGTGAAACCAATCTAAAGAAAGACTTATTGGAAAACTTCGGAGCCGCGGTTGAAAACGTCGGCTTTGGTGGAATTCTCGATTACATTGTCTACTATTTTACCAGTAACATTGTTTACACTCCACTTTACACTAAGAGCCTGCTCTTCAACAAGAACATTGTCCGCGGGGAGGTGAGCTTTGTTTTTGGTGCTGGAGGAGCCGGATTTGATGAAACGGGTATTCGCGCCCTCATCACGGCAGGAGCCTATTTACGGTTTTTCACCAAGGAAGACACCTCTTGGAAGTTTGATTTCCGCAATAATGTCTATTTTGAAAAGTCGCTGGGTGCGGTGAATACCATTTCCCTGATGGTGGGTTATTCCATGCAGCTGGGAGATCCTCCTAAGGCGCCGATCATGAGCGAGGAGTTGGAGAAAAAATGA